A region from the Neurospora crassa OR74A linkage group V, whole genome shotgun sequence genome encodes:
- a CDS encoding FAD binding domain-containing protein, which yields MAAQVDRIMAQHSANSIPEEPQLPSMAPSLTYSESSEHSESEEPRQSDDMEQPRRRRASTVLIVKSPADIQRITGETTTQLVQRCCGGGCCLTSDGKRVKKQGIEYERVKFPDNDAYRALNLKIEEIPTVLNNILDLPEQTAFLQPLRRPSNVPSPTESTAALDTDGNTTSATTNLEKSVQKLALEDLDTKIQPPSFVQPHPPHHVFPARIHTARELTGQGAEKRTFHFDIDVTNYPEDEGVDFKVGGAIGVSAPNEESMVEELLDLLLVPRFLRDKPVLLRTTKGRWPTVWGEDQARELVTTRRDLLTWCSDIQSYPPTKQLLRILAEFATNEDERKILFFLCSAEGQGVFCDFRTGPHITVAQLLHAFPSARPPLDLLLSVLQPLMPRFYSLSNDPHESFLRRDGKQHRLIEIAVTVHTSDDWRTGSRNGVGSGFFQRQALKYIEAQDRGEKDIEVYIPMFKGLMANPLAKQFVSDGPMLLIGAGVGIAPFRGFVQRRLKTANCANKVWVLQGCRDSLVDELYSGEWGVHEDEVKRVVESRRGQGRYVQEEVKAQADLVWYIINSVDGRVFVCGSSKGMGEGVEQALIEVAMEKGNLEHDEAKQFWELKREVGQYIAETW from the coding sequence ATGGCGGCACAAGTTGATCGTATAATGGCCCAACACTCGGCAAACAGCATACCCGAAGAGCCTCAACTGCCCTCCATGGCCCCGTCCCTCACATACTCGGAGTCCTCCGAACACTCTGAAAGCGAGGAACCCCGCCAATCTGACGACATGGAGCagccgcgccgccgccgcgcaTCCACTGTCCTTATTGTCAAGTCGCCCGCTGACATCCAACGTATCACGGGCGAGACCACAACCCAATTGGTCCAGAGGTGTtgcggtggtggttgctgCCTCACTTCCGATGGCAAGAGGGTCAAGAAGCAGGGCATCGAGTATGAGCGGGTTAAGTTTCCCGACAACGACGCATACCGCGCTCTCAACCTCAAGATCGAAGAAATTCCGACTGTTCTAAACAACATACTCGACCTTCCCGAACAGACTGCCTTTCTGCAGCCCCTTCGCCGTCCGTCCAATGTGCCGTCTCCTACAGAGTCCACTGCGGCTCTTGACACAGATGGTAACACGACATCCGCCACAACCAATCTCGAAAAGTCTGTACAAAAGCTGGCTTTGGAGGACCTTGATACCAAAATACAGCCACCCTCCTTTGTCCAACCTCACCCGCCTCACCATGTCTTCCCCGCCCGCATTCACACCGCCCGTGAGTTGACAGGCCAAGGCGCCGAGAAGCGTACATTTCACTTCGACATCGATGTCACAAACTACCCGGAGGATGAGGGCGTCGATTTCAAGGTCGGCGGAGCCATCGGTGTCTCGGCTCCCAACGAAGAGTCCATGGTAGAAGAGCTGCTCGACCTTCTCCTCGTTCCCCGTTTCCTCCGCGACAAGCCCGTTCTCCTAAGGACAACCAAGGGCAGATGGCCCACCGTATGGGGTGAAGACCAGGCCCGTGAGCTTGTTACGACACGGAGAGACCTCCTGACATGGTGCTCTGACATCCAGTCCTACCCGCCCACAAAGCAGCTTCTCCGTATTTTAGCCGAGTTTGCAACCAATGAGGACGAGCGCAAGATTCTATTCTTCCTCTGCTCGGCGGAAGGTCAGGGAGTCTTCTGCGACTTCCGCACCGGCCCGCACATCACCGTTGCCCAGCTCCTCCATGCCTTCCCCAGCGCCAGGCCGCCTCTCGATTTACTCCTCTCGGTCCTACAGCCTCTGATGCCCCGCTTCTACTCCTTGTCCAACGACCCGCACGAGTCCTTCTTGAGACGCGATGGCAAGCAACATCGACTGATCGAGATTGCCGTCACCGTCCATACTTCTGACGACTGGAGGACAGGCTCGCGCAACGGAGTCGGTTCTGGTTTCTTCCAGCGCCAAGCCCTCAAGTACATTGAGGCACAAGATAGGGGCGAGAAGGACATTGAGGTTTACATCCCCATGTTCAAGGGTTTGATGGCCAACCCTCTTGCCAAGCAGTTCGTCTCTGATGGCCCCATGCTACTCATCGGTGCTGGTGTCGGCATTGCTCCCTTTAGAGGTTTCGTCCAGCGCCGCCTCAAGACCGCCAACTGCGCCAACAAGGTCTGGGTCCTCCAGGGTTGCCGTGACTCGCTAGTCGATGAGCTGTACAGCGGCGAGTGGGGTGTCCATGAGGATGAGGTCAAACGTGTGGTGGAAAGTCGTCGTGGTCAGGGGCGTTATGTCCAGGAAGAGGTCAAGGCCCAGGCGGATTTGGTCTGGTATATTATCAACTCAGTCGACGGTAGGGTGTTCGTCTGCGGTAGCTCCAAGGGCATGGGCGAGGGCGTCGAGCAGGCGCTGATCGAGGTCGCAATGGAGAAAGGCAACCTCGAGCACGATGAGGCAAAGCAATTCTGGGAACTGAAGAGGGAGGTTGGACAATACATTGCCGAGACGTGGTAA